In one window of Fibrobacterota bacterium DNA:
- a CDS encoding prepilin-type N-terminal cleavage/methylation domain-containing protein — MKAGLRNAQSGFGLIEIMISIVVLGLVGATTFYFLHSQNTNTGLGTDISKGMFVAKCKLDSLRVNRYGSLATGCDTVNNRFIRQWFVTTDLLADRKTIQLQVSWPLSAQHTITFNTIVGDDQYKVY; from the coding sequence ATGAAGGCCGGGCTTCGGAACGCGCAGTCCGGCTTCGGCTTGATCGAGATCATGATCTCCATCGTGGTTCTCGGGTTGGTGGGAGCCACGACTTTCTACTTCCTGCATTCCCAGAATACGAACACGGGCCTGGGCACCGATATCAGCAAGGGGATGTTCGTCGCGAAGTGCAAGCTCGATTCCCTGAGGGTGAATCGTTACGGAAGCCTGGCCACGGGATGCGATACCGTCAACAACCGATTCATCCGCCAGTGGTTCGTAACCACCGATTTGCTTGCCGATCGTAAAACGATCCAGTTACAGGTTTCCTGGCCCCTGAGCGCCCAGCACACCATCACCTTCAATACGATCGTCGGCGACGATCAGTACAAGGTCTACTAA
- a CDS encoding prepilin-type N-terminal cleavage/methylation domain-containing protein — protein METNFRMNRNGGFTLVETMVSVVVGAVLMASLYQLWTANQRTSLRLGNKSDFRNRATLATTQVNRSVTMAGYGMSKMDVLFRSRTEATDTLIVYSNPADRRTTLRDTARVGTTTIVIVNDTGFSVGSRLGITDSIQQEYALISNISGDSTQGYTLTLSGPLQHRYNPGTPDVYPVQREKFYIDHNAGALIRRVDQMTNTLASGMSDFRIDLMDASGAQATSYRLIRVVTFSMTGTYKVPAGNYNTMRFSSTVIPRNIL, from the coding sequence ATGGAAACTAACTTCCGCATGAATCGCAACGGCGGCTTCACCCTCGTGGAAACCATGGTATCCGTGGTGGTGGGAGCCGTACTAATGGCATCCCTGTACCAACTCTGGACCGCCAACCAAAGGACCTCGTTGCGCCTGGGTAACAAGTCCGACTTCCGGAACCGGGCCACCTTGGCCACCACGCAAGTGAACCGCTCCGTCACCATGGCCGGTTACGGCATGTCGAAGATGGACGTGCTTTTCCGGAGCCGCACCGAAGCGACCGATACCTTGATCGTGTATTCCAATCCCGCCGATCGAAGGACGACGCTGCGGGATACCGCGCGCGTGGGGACGACAACCATCGTTATCGTCAATGACACGGGATTCTCGGTAGGGAGCCGCCTGGGGATCACCGACAGCATTCAACAAGAATACGCTTTGATATCGAACATCTCGGGCGATTCGACGCAGGGGTACACCCTAACGCTTAGCGGGCCGTTGCAGCATCGCTATAATCCCGGCACGCCCGACGTTTACCCCGTGCAAAGGGAGAAGTTCTACATCGATCACAACGCGGGCGCCTTGATCCGCCGCGTCGATCAGATGACGAACACCCTCGCCAGCGGCATGTCCGATTTCCGCATCGACCTCATGGACGCATCCGGCGCCCAGGCGACTTCGTATCGCCTGATCCGGGTCGTGACCTTCTCTATGACCGGAACCTATAAGGTGCCGGCCGGCAACTACAATACGATGCGCTTCTCTTCCACCGTGATCCCAAGGAACATCCTATGA
- the prpB gene encoding methylisocitrate lyase, protein MQSRLSAGARFRKALRSEKPLQVVGTINAYVAMLAERAGFRALYLSGAGVANSSYGLPDLGMTTLDNVLEDVRRIVGATSLPLLADADTGFGPAHMIARSVREFIKAGAAGIHIEDQVAAKRCGHRPGKAIVPLAEMVDRIKAAVDAKTDPDFIVMARTDALAVEGLESALERAEACREAGADMLFPEALTGLDQYRAFHKRVGIPVLANMTEFGKTPLFTREELGAAGVGLVLYPLTINRVMNHAAELALAGLRADGHQKALVGKMQTREELYDVLGYHAYERKLDELFGKQPDGRLVLGPNGLAVGKDAAGKKDKRSGRNGKG, encoded by the coding sequence ATGCAATCCCGATTATCCGCAGGCGCGCGATTCCGCAAGGCGCTACGCTCCGAAAAGCCGTTGCAAGTGGTGGGGACGATCAACGCCTACGTCGCCATGCTGGCCGAGCGCGCGGGTTTCCGCGCCTTGTACCTGAGCGGCGCCGGCGTGGCCAATTCCTCCTACGGATTGCCCGATCTGGGGATGACCACCCTGGACAACGTGTTGGAAGACGTCCGCCGCATCGTCGGGGCTACGTCCTTGCCTTTGCTTGCCGATGCCGACACCGGCTTCGGCCCGGCCCATATGATCGCCCGCTCGGTGCGCGAATTCATCAAGGCGGGCGCGGCCGGGATCCACATCGAGGATCAAGTGGCGGCCAAGCGCTGCGGGCATCGCCCGGGCAAGGCTATCGTGCCTTTGGCCGAGATGGTGGATCGCATCAAGGCCGCCGTGGACGCCAAGACCGATCCCGATTTCATCGTTATGGCCCGTACCGACGCCTTGGCGGTGGAGGGGTTGGAATCCGCGCTGGAGCGCGCGGAAGCCTGCCGGGAAGCGGGCGCCGATATGCTCTTCCCCGAAGCCTTGACCGGCTTGGATCAGTATCGCGCCTTCCACAAGCGCGTAGGCATTCCCGTGCTGGCTAATATGACCGAGTTCGGGAAGACGCCCCTTTTCACGCGGGAAGAGTTGGGCGCGGCGGGGGTGGGCCTGGTTTTATATCCCCTCACGATTAATCGCGTGATGAACCATGCGGCGGAACTGGCGCTCGCGGGCTTGCGCGCCGACGGGCATCAGAAGGCCCTGGTGGGGAAGATGCAAACCCGCGAAGAGTTGTACGACGTGTTGGGTTATCATGCTTACGAACGGAAACTCGACGAGCTTTTCGGAAAGCAGCCGGACGGCCGGTTGGTTTTGGGTCCCAACGGCCTTGCCGTTGGGAAAGACGCCGCCGGGAAGAAGGATAAACGGAGCGGACGCAACGGGAAGGGATGA
- a CDS encoding EVE domain-containing protein: protein MAKRYWLMKTEPDEFSIRDLKERKQERWNGVRNYTARNHMRDLMSVGDEVLFYHSSITPAGVAGLATIAKAAYPDPTALDPKSDYYDPKATPAKNPWVMVDVKFKREFPRLITLDEMRATPGLEDMMVIKKGMRLSVQPVTPEEFAIVAKLGSP from the coding sequence ATGGCGAAACGGTATTGGCTCATGAAGACCGAGCCGGACGAGTTCTCGATCCGCGACCTGAAGGAACGGAAGCAGGAACGCTGGAACGGCGTCCGCAATTACACGGCGCGGAACCACATGCGCGACCTGATGTCGGTAGGCGATGAAGTGCTTTTCTACCACTCCAGCATCACGCCGGCAGGGGTGGCCGGCCTCGCGACCATCGCCAAGGCCGCCTATCCCGATCCCACGGCGTTGGACCCCAAGTCCGACTATTACGATCCCAAAGCCACGCCGGCGAAGAATCCGTGGGTGATGGTGGACGTGAAATTCAAGCGGGAGTTCCCCCGCCTCATCACCCTGGACGAAATGCGCGCCACGCCCGGCCTGGAGGACATGATGGTCATCAAGAAGGGCATGAGGCTGTCGGTGCAACCCGTGACGCCCGAGGAATTTGCGATCGTGGCGAAGCTAGGGTCCCCCTGA